The following are encoded in a window of Ricinus communis isolate WT05 ecotype wild-type chromosome 4, ASM1957865v1, whole genome shotgun sequence genomic DNA:
- the LOC8274466 gene encoding arabinogalactan protein 41: protein MAVSRISFGLFATIATIYAIMLPLAHGQAPAPSPTSDGTSIDQGIAYVLMLVALVLTYLIH from the exons ATGGCTGTTTCTAGAATATCATTTGGCCTTTTCGCCACCATCGCTACAATTTACGCCATCATGTTGCCTTTGGCTCATGGCCAAGCTCCTGCTCCTTCACCCACAAGCGACG GCACCTCCATAGACCAAGGAATAGCTTACGTTCTAATGCTAGTGGCCTTGGTGCTGACTTACCTAATTCATTGA
- the LOC8274391 gene encoding uncharacterized protein LOC8274391 translates to MEVDMEDIETKVPKSEPSREEDSGRCRCGELEETSKKAEERIVELELEIGKMKSDYEALEAKFKELEAQKTSAEGELKDLMKRNNEVIEQRKSAEGQMKIDCTGEKGKVKDVVVDLTEDADEDEDEEDIVDQLIVENYTLECEKKKAESEVEVWKEKFKELELWVSRVDESAVMQGGKRLLNDMIKGDKRPDVRVGIEQFQINKKSVDSGPTCSISGTPYKDSPSGHTLAGKKGIYLESEGEGKRLVRRHLSFEERSPNKKLAPPTPVGGNSDHLNVIDICDSDDESDIRGIHLSIPNDDGNRKVCISTDHVLTGTLNGKQDMISDNCSGRVVVSQDYEEDLDDFKDNVPCPPTSKRKRAANIVTSDSESDEGDDIPISKLKKVHLQESIPNTANCGVNCGPMSASPSVIDDIKCTATCSRRHLATLRQCEDIVRAERSFSNKTSEFKHGQGISTMDDVEDSESEELGSGSEGESLGGFIIDNSDGSDADKVSSQSDNKSDGSVDFDEILSQLQRSKDHTFKWELEADMLSAFGKDDELCMKAVCALYRQQTADEQLSKETMYNNKRGFSKFDALRGSDLARFLIDGDPQGDLKKSVQQLEELGSKAVKLCRTLAARYSKQLFEIYKSKEDPLFRPCE, encoded by the exons ATGGAGGTAGACATGGAAGACATTGAAACTAAAGTTCCAAAGAGTGAGCCCTCTCGCGAGGAAGATTCGGGAAGATGTAGGTGTGGTGAACTGGAAGAAACCAGTAAAAAGGCTGAAGAGAGAATTGTAGAATTGGAATTGGAGATTGGAAAGATGAAGAGTGATTACGAAGCACTTGAGGCTAAGTTTAAAGAACTAGAAGCCCAAAAAACTTCAGCTGAAGGTGAACTGAAGgatttaatgaaaagaaaCAATGAAGTTATAGAGCAGAGAAAATCAGCTGAAGGCCAAATGAAAATTGATTGTACTGGAGAAAAGGGAAAAGTGAAGGATGTGGTTGTTGATTTGACAGAGGACGCAGATgaggatgaagatgaagaGGATATAGTTGATCAGCTTATCGTTGAAAACTATACTTTGGAGTGTGAGAAGAAAAAGGCTGAAAGTGAGGTTGAGGTCTGGAAGGAAAAGTTTAAGGAATTGGAGTTATGGGTCTCACGGGTGGATGAGAGTGCAGTCATGCAAGGTGGCAAACGACTACTGAATGATATGATTAAAGGTGACAAGAGACCAGATGTAAGAGTTGGCATAGAGCAATTCCAAATTAACAAGAAATCGGTGGATTCAGGACCTACCTGTAGTATCTCTG GCACACCATATAAAGACAGTCCATCTGGCCATACTCTAGCTGGGAAGAAAGGGATCTATTTGGAATCTGAGGGGGAGGGCAAAAGATTAGTTAGAAGACATTTGTCATTTGAAGAAAGAAGCCCTAACAAAAAGCTGGCTCCACCAACTCCAGTTGGTGGCAATTCTGATCATCTAAATGTCATCGATATTTGTGATAGTGATGATGAATCTGATATTCGTGGTATCCACTTGTCCATTCCCAATGATGATGGAAATAGAAAAGTCTGCATTTCAACTGATCATGTGTTAACAGGAACTCTGAATGGTAAACAAGACATGATATCTGATAACTGTTCTGGGAGGGTTGTTGTCAGTCAGGATTACGAAGAAGACTTAGATGATTTCAAAGATAATGTCCCATGTCCACCAACTTCTAAGAGAAAAAGAGCTGCTAATATTGTTACTAGTGATAGCGAGAGTGATGAAGGCGATGATATTCCAATATCTAAGCTAAAGAAGGTGCATCTTCAGGAATCAATTCCTAATACAGCAAATTGCGGTGTGAACTGCGGCCCAATGTCTGCCTCTCCTTCTGTAATTGATGATATCAAATGTACTGCAACCTGTTCTAGGCGGCATTTGGCAACTTTGAGGCAGTGTGAAGATATAGTAAGGGCAGAAAGGAGCTTTTCAAATAAAACCAGTGAATTCAAACATGGACAAGGAATTTCTACCATGGATGATGTTGAAGATAGTGAATCTGAGGAGCTTGGATCAGGCAGTGAGGGTGAGAGCTTGGGTGGATTTATCATTGACAACTCTGATGGGTCTGATGCTGATAAGGTTTCCAGTCAATCGGATAACAAGTCAGATGGCAGTGTGGACTTTGATGAGATTTTATCCCAACTTCAAAGAAGCAAGGATCATACATTCAAGTGGGAGTTAGAGGCAGACATGCTTTCAGCCTTTGGTAAAGATGATGAACTCTGTATGAAAGCTGTATGTGCGCTGTATCGGCAGCAAACCGCTGATGAACAATTAAGCAAGGAAACAATGTACAACAACAAGCGAGGATTTAGCAAATTTGATGCTCTCAG AGGCTCTGATTTGGCCAGATTTCTCATAGATGGAGATCCTCAGGGTGATTTAAAGAAATCTGTGCAGCAGTTGGAAGAGCTTGGCTCCAAGGCGGTTAAACTCTGCAGAACATTGGCTGCCCGCTACTCCAAGCAATTATTTGAGATCTACAAAAGCAAAGAGGACCCACTTTTTCGACCGTGTGAATAG
- the LOC8274389 gene encoding dihydrofolate synthetase, producing MRFVSKCPGFLQRIALIEADSGGVVSRWRKQLFSTLSEAAELNDFMNYLDSLNNFEKSGVPKGAGTDSDEGFDLGRMRRLMDRLGNPHSKFKAVHIAGTKGKGSTAAFLSNILRAQGYSVGCYTSPHIVTIRERMSIGKLGKPVSPMALNSHFHQIRQKLDEAIQLENGCLSHFEVVTAIAFSLFAQENVDIAIIEAGLGGARDATNILCSSQLATSIITTIGEEHLMALGGSLESIAMAKAGIIKRGRPLILGGPFLPDIERILRDKASLMLAPVVSASDSGIRTTIKGLSMFDGRHCQLCDIKIRVKKALNLFIELSDLEMHMLGSHQLQNAATAACAALCLRDQGWKISDASIRLGLENTCLLGRSQFLASKDAEVLGVPGATILLDGAHTKESAKALVDTVRLTFPEARLALIVAMASDKDHLAFAGEFLLDKKLEAVFLTEAEIAGGKSRTTAAPLLRDYWVQACEELGINTLHDGMAEYRELLENEFIHSERHLGGKIILATNNSLEISLRMASEFLRGRTGNQSSVLVVTGSLHIVSSVLARLHG from the exons ATGAGGTTTGTTAGCAAGTGTCCTGGATTTCTTCAAAGGATAGCCCTAATTGAAGCGGATAGTGGAGGAGTTGTAAGTCGATGGAGGAAGCAGTTGTTCTCTACATTGAGCGAAGCAGCAGAGCTAAACGATTTTATGAATTACTTGGATTCCCTCAACAACTTTGAGAAATCAGGCGTTCCTAAGGGTGCTGGTACTGATTCCGACGAAGGTTTTGACCTTGGTCGCATGCGCCGCCTCATGGACCGTCTCGGAAATCCTCACTCCAAGTTCAAG GCAGTACACATTGCGGGGACAAAAGGAAAAGGATCAACTGCGGCATTTCTCTCTAACATCTTGCGGGCACAAGGCTACTCTGTTGGTTGTTATACGAG CCCGCATATTGTGACCATAAGAGAACGGATGTCCATCGGAAAACTAGGGAAGCCGGTTTCACCAATGGCTTTAAATTCTCATTTCCATCAGATTAGACAGAAACTTGACGAGGCTATCCAACTAGAGAATGGCTGTTTGAGTCACTTTGAG GTTGTTACTGCCATAGCTTTCTCACTATTTGCTCAGGAGAATGTTGACATTGCAATTATTGAG GCTGGCCTTGGGGGTGCTCGGGATGCTACAAACATACTTTGCAGTTCTCAACTTGCTACATCAATCATAACTACTATAGGTGAGGAACATTTGATGGCACTGGGGGGTTCTCTTGAAAGCATTGCAATGGCAAAGGCTGGAATAATTAAACGTGGTCGTCCA TTGATTCTGGGTGGGCCTTTTCTTCCCGACATCGAGCGCATTCTTCGTGATAAAGCATCGCTGATGCTTGCTCCTGTAGTATCAGCATCTGATTCTGGAATCAGAACTACCATTAAAGGCCTTAGCATGTTCGATGGTAGACATTGCCAGTTATGTGACATAAAGATAAGAGTAAAGAAGGCTTTGAATCTG TTTATTGAGTTATCTGACTTGGAAATGCACATGCTTGGAAGTCACCAACTCCAAAATGCAGCTACTGCAGCTTGTGCAGCTCTGTGCCTCCGCGATCAAG GATGGAAAATATCAGATGCATCAATTCGGCTTGGTTTAGAAAATACATGCTTGCTTGGAAGAAGTCAATTTCTAGCATCCAAAGATGCTGAGGTGTTAGGAGTACCAGGGGCTACCATACTGCTTGATGGAG CTCACACTAAAGAATCTGCAAAAGCTTTGGTCGACACTGTACGGTTGACATTTCCAGAAGCTCGATTGGCTCTTATAGTGGCTATGGCTAGTGACAAAGATCATTTGGCTTTTGCAGGAGAATTTCTTTTAG ataaaaaattagaggCCGTCTTCCTAACAGAAGCTGAGATTGCTGGAGGCAAATCTCGAACAACTGCCGCTCCCTTGTTAAGAGATTACTGGGTACAAGCTTGTGAAGAATTGGGTATTAATACCCTTCATGATGGCATGGCAGAATACCGAGAGTTGTTGGAGAATGAATTTATTCATTCTGAAAGGCATCTGGGAGGCAAAATCATATTGGCCACTAACAATTCTCTGGAGATTTCTCTGAGAATGGCGAGTGAATTTCTTAGGGGAAGAACAGGGAACCAATCAAGCGTTCTTGTTGTTACAGGATCTCTGCATATTGTATCATCCGTACTAGCTCGTCTCCATGGGTAA
- the LOC8274388 gene encoding transcription factor SPEECHLESS yields MSDSVSDFFEEHEFGDNTLDGEDLFAIFETLDSVTQFPPVTPSNEVVVISKDGGEETTRLVSQKSTSSSAILESETELETSPKNKRQKTGIASSEEINPDGQQRMSHITVERNRRKQMNEHLSVLRSLMPCFYVKRGDQASIIGGVVNYINELQQVLQALEAKKQRKVYSEVLSPRIASSPRPSPLSPRKPPLSPRLNLPISPRTPQPGSPYRPRLQQQGYLSPTVASSLEPSPTTSSSSSINDNINELVANSKSAIADVEVKFSGPNLLLKTVSPRIPGQATKIISALEELSLEILHVNVSTVDETMLNSFTIKIGIECQLSAEELAQQIQQTFC; encoded by the exons ATGAGTGATAGTGTGTCTGATTTTTTTGAAGAACATGAATTTGGCGACAATACCTTGGATGGAGAAGATCTTTTTGCCATTTTTGAGACCCTAGACAGCGTAACCCAGTTCCCTCCAGTTACACCATCGAATGAAGTTGTTGTTATCTCTAAAGATGGTGGTGAAGAAACGACAAGGCTTGTGTCCCAGAAGTCCACATCTTCTAGTGCTATACTAGAGTCTGAGACTGAGCTTGAAACTTCACCGAAGAACAAGAGACAAAAGACGGGGATAGCTTCTTCAGAAGAAATAAACCCAGATGGACAGCAACGTATGTCTCATATTACAGTTGAACGGAACCGCAGGAAGCAAATGAACGAGCATTTGTCAGTGTTAAGATCACTTATGCCTTGTTTCTATGTCAAGAGA GGAGACCAAGCATCAATAATTGGAGGTGTCGTTAATTACATCAACGAATTGCAGCAAGTTCTACAAGCCCTTGAAGccaagaaacaaagaaaagtttaCAGTGAAGTTCTTAGCCCTAGAATAGCGTCGAGTCCAAGACCTTCACCACTTAGCCCTAGAAAACCCCCATTGAGTCCAAGACTTAACTTACCTATAAGCCCAAGAACCCCACAACCTGGTAGCCCTTATAGACCTAGGTTACAGCAGCAGGGTTATCTCTCCCCAACCGTGGCTAGTTCACTTGAACCATCTCCAACtacttcttcctcttcttccaTTAATGATAATATCAATGAACTAGtcgcaaattcaaaatctgcCATTGCCGATGTTGAGGTTAAGTTCTCCGGCCCAAACCTTCTATTGAAAACAGTATCTCCAAGGATTCCTGGCCAAGCTACCAAGATAATTTCTGCCCTTGAAGAACTCTCTCTTGAGATCCTCCATGTCAACGTTAGCACTGTAGATGAGACCATGCTTAATTCCTTTACCATCAAG ATTGGAATCGAATGCCAACTTAGTGCAGAGGAACTTGCTCAACAAATCCAGCAAACGTTCTGCTAA